One genomic segment of Vigna radiata var. radiata cultivar VC1973A unplaced genomic scaffold, Vradiata_ver6 scaffold_387, whole genome shotgun sequence includes these proteins:
- the LOC111240880 gene encoding uncharacterized protein LOC111240880, translated as MQNVFTLIECNSRSKLFEKTLLIQMGRSWEITHILKQRILQNITTSDGGDCLLPGDCYPDWLTFSSEGSSVTFEIPEVNGRSLKTMMCHIHYSSSDSITSDGLKNLLVINHTKSTIQLYKRNALASFDDEEWQRVLSNIEPGNKVQIVVVFWSRITVNKTSIYLIYEAIDEKVEHYHASNMNAPRSISPGVESMEDLRGASVKSLTKRLLNKFLSRKYFCKGKVEKKKNQA; from the exons ATGCAGAATGTCTTTACATTAATTGAATGCAATTCAAGATCAAAATTATTTGAGAAGactcttttaattcaaatgGGAAGGAGTTGGGAAATCACACATATTCTGAAACAGAGAATTTTACAG AATATAACTACGAGTGATGGTGGTGATTGTTTGCTACCTGGCGATTGTTATCCAGATTGGTTAACCTTCAGCAGCGAAGGTTCTTCTGTGACTTTTGAAATTCCTGAAGTGAATGGGCGTAGCTTGAAGACAATGATGTGCCATATCCATTATTCTTCCTCAGACAGCATAACATCAGACGGCCTGAAAAATTTGTTGGTGATAAATCACACAAAGAGCACCATTCAGCTTTATAAGAGAAATGCATTAGCGTCGTTTGATGATGAGGAGTGGCAGAGGGTACTATCAAACATTGAGCCTGGAAACAAGGTGcaaattgttgttgttttctgGAGCAGAATAACTGTTAACAAGACGTCAATTTATCTTATATATGAGGCAATTGATGAAAAAGTAGAGCACTATCATGCATCAAATATGAATGCTCCTAGGTCAATCTCTCCCGGAGTGGAATCCATGGAGGACTTGAGGGGTGCTTCTGTTAAAAGCTTAACTAAACGTTTATTGAACAAATTCTTATCACGTAAATACTTTTGTAAAGGGAaagttgaaaagaagaaaaatcaagcTTAA